The window CTGATCGCCTGTTGTCTGAGCCGTCTCAGCAGCACCTTCTAATTTTAACAAACGAATAATCCCATCTTTTATAGATGCATAGACACCTGTTTGATGAATAAGAAATTGGCTTACATATGGATATACATACATGGTAACCATGACGGATACAATTAACGACACAAACTTAAATAACGTTTTTATAAACCCTCTTTGATAGGAAATAAAAGCATTAAGCCCAATAATACCTATCACCACTATATCTAACCAACTCATTATCATTTCCTCCTCATTTGATTACCTTTACTACCCTATACTCATTTTGTAAAACGATTAGGAACTTATTACGTCCTAAGGAACTGATGAACTTTATGTCTTCCTTAAGGGGTGTTTCCCAATTAATTTTACCGTTATAATATTCTCTTATATAAAATTCTGATTCCACATAATATTTTTCATGACTACCTTCTAAATAGGTAATGGCACTTTCATAAGCATTTTCATAAGCCACTTGACCAGCATTATCATAGGCCACTAACGTATTTTCTTGATACGTGGATTCACCTGAAAGAGGTCTACCCAATAACGTTAATAGATTATTATTTGCATAAGACACTTTTTTAATTTCATTATTCAAAGTAACGTTGGCAACCTCCTCAGGCTTAATATCTACTTGATAGAATAAAACCCGATTGTCCCCAACGGCACTGACATGATTCCCATCGAGAAACTTAACTTCTGGAATAAGGGTATCGTCAACAGCAAAAGCACCCGTTACTCTTTCATCAAATTTTTGACCTGTGTCACTGAAATTGAAAAAGGTTAAGTTGGATACCACTGTTTCGCCTTTTACAAATAAATAACTTGTCACCATCTTGGTACCATCTTCTGAAATATCTAAGGCTAAAGGAAATCCGTCATTTTCCAGAAAAGTTTCTCTATGTACTAATGCTGTCCCATCTGCATCATATAGCTGCACAACATGTCCTTTGTCATTCTGCCCAATAATGGCTACAATACCATTTTCATTGA is drawn from Vallitalea pronyensis and contains these coding sequences:
- a CDS encoding DUF5711 family protein, which encodes MKKQKMKIFLIMVAVIASLVAYIVIIRPKGYGLIGGKVKFEVMNTTAINPLDKVSLRQLGKHIVRISKDGVTMLDYEGKTIWDKTFNMMNPKVISNEKFLAVGDISSRDVYLFNEEGFVRQYDVNDPIIMYDINENGIVAIIGQNDKGHVVQLYDADGTALVHRETFLENDGFPLALDISEDGTKMVTSYLFVKGETVVSNLTFFNFSDTGQKFDERVTGAFAVDDTLIPEVKFLDGNHVSAVGDNRVLFYQVDIKPEEVANVTLNNEIKKVSYANNNLLTLLGRPLSGESTYQENTLVAYDNAGQVAYENAYESAITYLEGSHEKYYVESEFYIREYYNGKINWETPLKEDIKFISSLGRNKFLIVLQNEYRVVKVIK